A stretch of Eubalaena glacialis isolate mEubGla1 chromosome 10, mEubGla1.1.hap2.+ XY, whole genome shotgun sequence DNA encodes these proteins:
- the RPS3 gene encoding small ribosomal subunit protein uS3 produces MAVQISKKRKFVADGIFKAELNEFLTRELAEDGYSGVEVRVTPTRTEIIILATRTQNVLGEKGRRIRELTAVVQKRFGFPEGSVELYAEKVATRGLCAIAQAESLRYKLLGGLAVRRACYGVLRFIMESGAKGCEVVVSGKLRGQRAKSMKFVDGLMIHSGDPVNYYVDTAVRHVLLRQGVLGIKVKIMLPWDPTGKIGPKKPLPDHVSIVEPKDEILPTTPISEQKGGKPEPPAMPQPVPTA; encoded by the exons ATGGCGGTGCAGATATCCAAGAAGAGGAAG TTTGTTGCTGACGGCATATTCAAAGCTGAACTGAATGAGTTTCTGACTCGAGAGCTGGCTGAAGATGGGTACTCTGGAGTTGAGGTCCGAGTTACACCAACCAGGACAGAAATCATTATCTTGGCCACCag GACACAGAATGTTCTTGGTGAGAAGGGCCGGCGGATCCGGGAATTGACTGCTGTGGTTCAGAAGAGATTTGGCTTCCCTGAGGGCAGTGTAGAG CTTTATGCTGAAAAGGTAGCCACAAGAGGTCTGTGTGCCATTGCCCAGGCAGAGTCTCTGCGTTACAAACTCCTAGGAGGCCTTGCTGTGCGGAG GGCCTGCTATGGTGTGCTGCGGTTCATCATGGAAAGTGGGGCCAAAGGCTGCGAGGTCGTGGTGTCGGGGAAACTCCGAGGACAGAGGGCTAAATCCATGAAGTTTGTGGATGGCCTGATGATCCACAGTGGGGACCCTGTTAACTACTATGTTGATACTGCCGTGCGCCACGTGCTGCTCAGACAGG GTGTGCTGGGCATCAAGGTAAAGATCATGCTGCCTTGGGACCCAACTGGTAAGATTGGCCCTAAGAAGCCCCTGCCTGATCACGTGAGCATTGTGGAACCCAAAGATGAAATACTGCCCACCACTCCCATCTCCGAACAGAAGGGTGGGAAGCCAGAGCCGCCTGCCATGCCTCAGCCGGTACCCACAGCATAA